In Cryptosporangium minutisporangium, the genomic stretch TGGCCTACCGCCGGGCTCCCGAGCATCGGTTCCCGGCCGCGCTGGACGACGTCTACGCGGTGCTGACCTGGGCGTTCCGGCACGCGGCCGAGCTCGGCGTCGACCCGGAGCGGATCGCGGTCGGCGGGCACAGCGCCGGTGCGAACCTCGCGGCCGCGGTGGCGCTGCGGGCGCGGGACGAGCAGGGGCCGCCGATCCGCTACCAGGTTCTCAACGAAGCCCCGCTCGACGACCGGCAGGAGACCTGGTCGGCGCGGCACTTCACGGATACGCCCTGGTCGAACCGCGAGAAGGTCACCGCGGCGTGGCGGCACTACCTGGGCTCCGCGCCCGCCACCCCGTACGCGGCCCCGGCGCGCGAGGAGGACCTGTCCGGCCTGCCCCCGGCCTACATCGCCACCGCCGAGTTCGACCCGAACCGCGACGAAGACCTCGGTTACGCGCTGCGGCTGCTCCAGGCCGGTGTGCCGGTCGAGCTGCACCAGTGGCCCGGCACGTTCCACGGGTCGCAGGCGGTGCTCTCCGCCGACGTGTCGCAGCGCCAGATCGCCACGTTCGGCACCGCGCTCCGCCGCGCGCTGGCCGAGTGATGACCGGCGCGCTGCTGCGGCCGTTCCGGGCCGGCTTCGCCACGGTGGTCGGACTGCAGGTCATCGGCGCACTGGCCGGGCTGGCTCCGCTGCTGGCCGTCGTCGAGCTGGGGCGGGTCCTGCTGTCGCCCGACCCGATCGACCGCGGTCACGTCTGGGCCGTCGTCCTCGCGGGTGTCGCCGGACTGTTCGTGCGGCTGCTGTTCACGGCCGCCTCGTCCGGCCTCGGGCACGTCCTCGACGGCCGGGTCCAGCTGACCCTCCGGCGGGAGCTGGCGGCGCAGCTGGGTCGGGTACCGATCGGCTGGTTGTCCCGGCGCCGGACCGGCGAGCTGGCCAAGGTCGTGGGCGAGGACGTCAGCGCGGTGCACCCGGTGATCGCCCACACGCCCGGCGAGCTGGTCTCCGCCTTCGTGGTGCCGCTGGCCTCGCTCGTCTACCTGCTCACCGTGGACTGGCGGCTCACGCTGATCACGCTCGCTCCGGTGGTACTGGCGGTGGCCCTGGTGCCGCTGATGATGACGCCGACGCGCCAGCGCGAGCAGCAGGAGTTCGACGCGGCGATGGGGCGGATCGCGAGCTCCGCCGTCGAGTTCGTCCAGGGGATCTCGGTCGTGAAGGCGTTCGGCGGAGCCGACCGCACCCATCGGAGGTTCCGCGCGGCCGCCGACGATTTTGTCGACGTCTTCACCCGGTGGGTCCGCGGTGTCTCCGCGATCGCCGCCGGGATGCAACTGGCGCTGTCGCCACCGTTCGTGCTGCTGGTCGTGCTCATCGGTGGTGCGGTCCGGATCACGACCGGCGGCCTGGCCCCGGCCGACCTGCTGCCGTTCCTGCTGCTCGGCCTCGGCCTGACCGCTCCGGTGGCGGCCCTCGGCCATGGTTTCGACGACGTCCAGGCCGCCCGGCGCGCGATCGGACGGATCCGGGACGTGCTGGCGGTGCCGCCGTTACCCGAGCCGGCGCGCCCGGCAGAGCCCCGGGGGCACCGGGTGGAGCTCCGCGGTGTCCACTTCGGGTACGAGCCCGGACACGAGGTGCTGCGCGGCGTCGACCTGGTGCTCGAGCCGGGCACCACCACCGCGATCGTCGGGCCGTCGGGCAGCGGAAAGTCCACGCTGGTCCAGTTGCTGCCGCGGTTCTTCGACCCCACGTCGGGATCGGTCGCTCTCGGCGGCGTCGACCTGCGCGAGCTCGGCAGCCGGGAGCTGCACCGGAGGGTGTCCTTCGTCTTCCAGGACGTCCGCCTGCTGCGCGCGT encodes the following:
- a CDS encoding alpha/beta hydrolase, yielding MDPELEAFIPFLPDIDPNDPVTARRIYAELASGRAAPAAELQIDDRTVPGDPDVAVRIYRGHQPQGAVVWMHGGSWVMGDLDTEDGWAARLAVASGAVVISVAYRRAPEHRFPAALDDVYAVLTWAFRHAAELGVDPERIAVGGHSAGANLAAAVALRARDEQGPPIRYQVLNEAPLDDRQETWSARHFTDTPWSNREKVTAAWRHYLGSAPATPYAAPAREEDLSGLPPAYIATAEFDPNRDEDLGYALRLLQAGVPVELHQWPGTFHGSQAVLSADVSQRQIATFGTALRRALAE
- a CDS encoding ABC transporter ATP-binding protein; this translates as MTGALLRPFRAGFATVVGLQVIGALAGLAPLLAVVELGRVLLSPDPIDRGHVWAVVLAGVAGLFVRLLFTAASSGLGHVLDGRVQLTLRRELAAQLGRVPIGWLSRRRTGELAKVVGEDVSAVHPVIAHTPGELVSAFVVPLASLVYLLTVDWRLTLITLAPVVLAVALVPLMMTPTRQREQQEFDAAMGRIASSAVEFVQGISVVKAFGGADRTHRRFRAAADDFVDVFTRWVRGVSAIAAGMQLALSPPFVLLVVLIGGAVRITTGGLAPADLLPFLLLGLGLTAPVAALGHGFDDVQAARRAIGRIRDVLAVPPLPEPARPAEPRGHRVELRGVHFGYEPGHEVLRGVDLVLEPGTTTAIVGPSGSGKSTLVQLLPRFFDPTSGSVALGGVDLRELGSRELHRRVSFVFQDVRLLRASVADNIALAVPRADRDDVVRAARLANIHDRILELPRGYDTVLGDDAGLSGGEAQRISIARALLAATPVLVLDEATAFADPHTEQAVRRALATSARSDRTVLVIAHRLETIVDADLVAVLENGVIVERGRPAELLAEDGKFAAFWHTHRSATEGDLR